Sequence from the Ictalurus furcatus strain D&B chromosome 25, Billie_1.0, whole genome shotgun sequence genome:
GTGAAGGGGTATTTTAGGCAATTACCACTGACCTCAGCAGCTAAAGGAAAAGGCTGGGTTCACACAGGATGTCTGCAGGCTGCACACACGCTTTCTCACACATCACATGTGCGCGTAAGATCACGAGCATTGTTTCTTACAAATGTGGTGCCCTTGCACACAACTGCACTTAAACATTAACTCCCAGAGCAAGATGTTATGGTCAAGTTTGCACTATATTTCCTTTTGTATGAACTGGGTGTAGAgaatgattgattttttttgtgtgtgtgtttatagataCTACAACTCCTTACTAGTCTTCCTATAATATAGTAAATTGATGTTAGCCTGAGAGTGGCAGTCCACTGGCATTAAAACTAGATTGCTCATGTAGCTAGATTgctcatttgaaatatattttttttcttcacatatttcAAAGCATTAGTATTccatcttgttttctttttcttgctttctcCTCAGGGGCTCCTGAGCAAATATTTGATTGATAACTCCACTAATGCGGAGAGCAAAGTCTTCTATTTAAAGATGAAGGGTGACTACTATAGATATCTTGCAGAGGTTGCCTCTGGGGATGATAAGAAGggtaagtgtttgttttttgcttttctctAATATGTCTTGTAACTAAGGAGCACTCTTTGATCGAGAACGACTAAGAAAATGTAATTTAGTGTCTTTAGGTTCAAAACCAATCAATAACAGGCTGGAACCAAGAGAAAGTAAATAGTCTACGCTCATTTTAACGATGAAACTGCTTTGATTACCCAcgactttaataggaacacttacccctgtagattcatgcaattatccggTCAGCTAATCATGGCAGCGCAGTGCATAAAAATGCCTCTgctgtgtgaaaaataaataataaaaaaaacatctagcGAGGTGCAGCTCTGTTGTCGAAAACGTCCCGTTGACGAGAAAGATTAGAGGAGGATGGCCGGGTTGGTTCGAGCCGATATAAAAAGGCTACCGTAAtttaaataaccactctttgcattcgtggtgagcagaaaagtatctcaatGTGCAACATGCCAAACCTTGagacagatgggctacaacagcagaaaatcCCACATTGGATTAGACTCCTTTCTATCATTCAACACCAGAAATCTgtggctcacccaaactggacggTCGAGGTTCTGAAATAGACCAGGTAATGTCTTTGTCCAGCTTCAGTGAGCGtaaaccagtctggccgttcGTTTCTAACATTTATCACCAAAGGTGTTTCTgctcgctggatgttttttgtttttcacaccattctgtgtaaacctgAGAGAGTGTCGTGCTTGAAAATGccagcagatcagcagtttctgaactcGTCTAGCACCAACAATAATCACGTGTTCTCTCTCCACAAGCTCTTTCAGCTGCAGTTGTGGAAAACCACAATGCTGCACTCTATGGTCTCTAATCTACAGCAGAGAGAAATGTTAGTTGATCAGTTGATGCTTCACAACCgaggacaataataataataattacactttTGGAAAATCATCAAAATCAAAGGGCTTATCTGTGAGCAACGCCAATCAGGCGCTCGGCCGAGCTTCGAGAAAATTCACTGCCTTCTCCGACCGTCTTCTGGCTCGCACATGCATCCAGTGCTCTTTTCCAGTGCACTTGTGTATTGATGATAAACAAGAGCAGTTAcgatatgaaaaataaattatacgTGTATTTTGATGTCATATTTGCTGCCGAATGAAATATcaataaatccaaaataaatgaagttatgagTGAATAATGCACAAAATGTAATACTAGATATTAGAGCATTTATACATTGGATAATGctgttttcttgttgtttttttaaactaacaaTATCTAGTAACTTCTTATAGACAGGTTAGTCGACGTTCAGCTCAACAAATGGACTGAGTTGTTTTTAATAGTTACTAACAATATGGTGGATTTTAATCccttaaataaaatgacaaataaaatgtctggTTTTGTTCAAATTAGCTGAGGCTACCTTTTGCCTTAGTGGGGCAGATTAGACGTGATTACTAAACATCATCTTTTAGATATTTCAAACCGGCATCCTCTCCAAGGTCTGTACACTAGTTAGTATTAAATAACGCATGGTATTAATTTTACCACTTAATATTTTATATCCCAACCATGTTCCTTTCCATCCTCTTAGACACAATAAGCAACTCGCAGAGTGCCTATCAGGATGCGTTTGACATTAGTAAGAAGGAGATGCAGCCCACACACCCTATCCGCCTGGGTCTGGCCCTCAACTTCTCCGTGTTCTACTACGAGATCCTCAACTCTCCAGAGCAGGCTTGTACCCTGGCCAAGCAGGTAGGTGATGGCTCATTACACAGGAACTCATTCTGCTCAGACATGCAATTTTATCTTGATGATCTTTTAACTGCCTTCACTCAAATTCTGACTCTGCTTGTAGGCCTTTGATGAAGCCATTGCTGAGCTCGACACACTTAATGAAGACTCGTACAAAGACAGCACACTCATCATGCAGCTACTTAGAGACAACCTCACAGTAAGTTGCGTACACAGCTGAAGGAAAGTGCTACAGCTTTGGAATCAGTGTGATCGAAACAAACACTGGTGTTTATGAAATATACATATGTAATGTGCATATATTAATGCTCATGTTCTGACAACTTGGACAGGGTCTTGTTAGTTACagttagatttatatagtgcttttctagacactcaaagtgctttacatagtgggggttggggggggggatctcctcaaccacctcAACCACCTCTAGTGTGTAGAATCCACCTGGACGATGCGAccgcagccatagtgcaccagaacgcccaccacacacccgCTATtcgtggagaggagagagtgatgtagccagttcagagatggagattattagggggccatattagagaagggccaatgggggaatttcggggatttttaatgaccacagagagtcaggacctcgatttaacgtctcatccgaaagatgTATGTCAGATGCTCCAAATAAACAGCTGAAAGCACCTGTAATAATTTGGATTTTAAACGTTTCTTTAGCctctgtggaaggagtctccggtgtcagtgctttgtatcaGTCGGCAGTAGGGCCTTTCTTTTATAGCTGTtaaaatgtaagtgataacaggaaccaatTTTGTTCAtggactttccacaacattgcATGGTAACTATATACAGATGCAGCATATCTCTATGTAATAAATGATATagttgtaatcattggcaaattgctgtggtgtaaaggGAGTAATACCCAATGGGGTTTGTATTGGGGGGGCAACAACAATGGATTAGAAAAGGCCTCATCTCACAACCCTGTCGTTAAATATTTTCCTATTATTGCCACATGcatgctccctctctctccctctctctccctctctccctctctctctccctctctctctccctctctctctctctctctctctctctctctctctctctctctctctcatatatctagataggtagatagatagacaattaatttgtttctttatttattcattcttttattttttttatattacatatagCTAGTTtgcaaaaaaagtaaaatggtGGTAAACATGAGTAATTAGAAATCTGCTAATCTTTCTCTTTCAGTTATGGACCTCTGACAATGCAGCAGATGAGGgcgaaggaggagaaggagataACTAAGACCTCAGCGTGTTGTCTccacagataaaataaaaataaaaaaagggggaaaaaagaaaaatgtataaaaaaaaaaaaaaaactttttacacATCTTCATTCCTTATTGtttcacttacaattatctAGTCACATAAACCCATGATCATTACCAATGAGCTGTGTTTATGAAAATTCCTATTGTCCTGTTATTTTTAATCACCTGGCTTgaggttatgatgatgatgatattaagTTAAAATAACTCCTCCATTCCTTGGTTTTCGTCCGTTTTTGCCTTTATGTGCTGTGTCTGCTGTAGAAAAGTATTAGCCTCACATGACGTCAGCAGTCCGTTAATTATGAAACTAGTGTATGTCCTCTGCAGATCTGCTGAATTAGACGTGTCTAACAAGCACCGACAGTCGTGGGTAAGGCAGACAGGCTTCCTTCAATAACGAACTGTATTTTTAGCCACTTGTGCAGTACATGTTTGCTGAAGATTCAAACTCTCTTGTGAAGAATGTTAGTAACAGCTTGAACACTCCTTCACTCCAGTACTGTCGAGATGAAAGGCTGCTGTTAAGTAGCTAATCAGCTAGCACTACTCAGCCTGGCAGTTCTGCTCTCTGGCTCTTTCGACCAAGGTTTCTCTTAAGTAACATGACAAAACACTCCTTTCTAGTCAAGACCTTTGCTTTGTGTTACTTTAAAGCATGCCTGAGTCAAAAAGGTGCCACTTTATTATGATCTACAGtggataataaaaataataataactgaagaaaaaaaaaagttcatatgCATGCCCATTTTTCAGTATTCACTGGTATGGGAACTAATACTGCGTACCCATTGCTCCCGGGTTTGGTTAAATACTTTCATTGCAGGATTGTGCACATATTTTGGTTTGTCCGGTGATGTTGATGGATATACAGACCACTATTGTGTTTTTGCTAAGCGTTGATTGTAGTCCCCCAAGAGCcttgtgaaaatgttcaaatgccCTATGTAACAGCTATGTAACCTGAATTAAAAGTGACAGTTTTATAAACCATACATATCACGTGTGCGTTTGTTTCTGTATTCCGATTCGTAAAGTCTACGTTTAAATGATAATGCATGTATTTTCATTTAACACTGGTTCAATCCttattcatcattattattattattaatttatttttttaagttaagGTGAATTTGGAAAGCTGAGATTTGATGAGTGAGCACTTTCCCAGTTCTTATCAGCCCGGTGTGTCTCGTCTATTACGAATTATTATTTGCTGATTAGTTCttagactttttttcccccccctcccctaTTTAGTGGATGCTTTTAAGCATGTATAGTAATTTTAACATTAATAGAagtaatgttttaatttttaatacttgaaaAAAGGATTGCAATACAAAACGGTACCTTTCCATTGGACGCTAGGTTTAATATACAGGGgtgtggataaatggatggcACAGGGTGGCTGTAATCATGCTTAAAATAAGTTTCGACATGGCATTATAATGtgcgttatatatatatatatatatatatatatatatatatatatatatatatatatatatatatatatatatatatgagtatcCTGCAAATTCATGTAGTAATGtggatatttattttgtacCAAGTAACAAATAAGATACTTTGTTCACATCTCGGGCCATCCCTCAGTGTCCTTTTTGCTCTGACTTTTCTAAGGCTAAAACTTGGGCCCGGGTTTATCCTCTTATAACCCAGagaattaatattaaaatctagaacaagatgtgtgtgtatatatttatatatgtgtatatatatatatatatatatatatatgtgtatatatatgtatatatgcatatgtgtatgtgtatatatatatgtatatatatatatatatatatatatgtgtgtgtatatatatatatgtatatatatgtgtgtgtatatatatatatatgtatatatatgtgtgtatatatatatgtatatatatgtgtgtatatatgtatatgtatatgcatatgtgtatattatatgtatatatgtatgtgtatatgtgtatatatatatataatgtgtgtatatatatgtatatatatatatatgtgtgtgtgtgtgtatatatatatatatatatatatatatatgtatatatatatgtacatatatatatatatatatacacacacacacatatatatgtatatatatatatatatatatatacatatatatgtgtatgtgtatatgtatatatgtgtatatatatgtgtatgtatatgtatatatatatatatgtacatatatatatatatatatatatatatatacacacacacacatatatatatatatatatatatatatatatatacatatatatgtgtgtgtgtgtatatgtatatatatgtgtatatatatgtgtatatatatgtgtatatatatatatgtgtgtatatatatatgtatatgtatatgcatatgtgtatattatatgtatatatgtatatgtgtatatatgtgtgtatatatatatatatgtatatatatatatgtgtatatatgtgtatatatgtgtatatgtatatatgtgtatatatgtgtgtatatatatatatgtgtgtatatatatgtatatatatatatataatgtgtatatatgtgtgtgtatatatatatatatatatgtatatatatatatatatgtgtatatatatgtgtatatatatgtatatgcatatgtgtatattatatatatatgcatatgtgtatgtgtatatatatatgtatatatatgtgtatatatatatataatgtgtgtgtatatatatatatatatatgtgtgtgtgtgtgtgtatatgtgtatatatatatatgtgtatatatatatatgtgtatatatatgtgtatatatatatatatgtgtgtatatatatatgtatatatgtatatgtatatgcatatgtgtatattatatgtatatatgtatatgtgtatatatgtgtgtatatatatatatgtgtatatatgtgtatatgtatatatgtgtatatatgtgtgtatatatatatatatatgtgtgtgtatatatatgtatatatatatataatgtgtatatatgtgtgtatatatatatatatgtatatatatatatatatgtgtatatatatgtgtatatatatgtatatgcatatgtgtatattatatatatatgcatatgtgtatatatatgtatatatatgtgtatatatatatatataatgtgtgtgtatatatatatatatatgtgtgtgtatatatgtgtatatatgtgtatatgtatatatgtgtatatatatatatatatgtgtatatatatgtgtatatatatgtatatgcatatgtgtatattatatatatatgcatatgtgtatgtgtatatatatatatataatgtgtgtgtgtatatatatatatatatgtgtgtatatatatgtatatatgtatatgcatatgtgtatattatatatatatgtatgtgtgtgtgtgtatatatatgtgtatatatatatatgtgtatatatatatatgtgtatatatatatatgtgtatatatgtatatatgtgtgtatatatatgtatatgcataagtgtatattatgtatatgtatatatatgtgtatatgtatatatgtgtatatatatgtgtgtatatgtatatgcatatgtgtatattatatatatatgcatatgtgtatgtgtatatatatatgtatatatatgtgtatatatatatatataatgtgtgtgtgtatatatatatatatatatatgtgtgtgtatatatgtgtatatatgtgtatatgtatatatgtgtatatatatgtgtgtatatatatatatatatgtgtgtatatatatgtatatatatatatatatatatatatataataagtatatatgtgtgtgtatatatatatatgtatatatatatatatgtgtatatatatgtgtatatatatatgtatatgcatatgtgtatattatatatatatgcatatgtgtatgtgtatatatatatgtatatatatgtgtatatatatatatatataatgtgtgtgtgtatatatatatatatatatgtgtatatatatgtatatatgtatatgcatatgtgtatattatatatatatatatgtatatatgtatgtgtgtatgtgtgtatatatatgtgtatatatatatatgtgtatatatatatatatgtgtatatatatgtgtatatatgtatatatgtgtgtatatatatgtatatgcataagtgtatattatgtatatgtatatatatgtgtatatgtatatatgtgtatatatatgtgtgtatatatatatatatatgtgtgtgtatatatatgtgtatatatatatatatgtatatatgtatatgtatatgcatatgtgtatatatatatatgtgtatatatatgtgtatatatatatgtgtatatatatgcatatgtgtatattatatatatatatgtatatatgcatatgtgtatgtgtatatatatatgtatatatatgtgtatatatatgtgtatatatgtgtgtatatatatgtatatgcataagtgtatattatgtatatgtatatatatgtgtatatgtatatatgtgtatatatatgtgtgtatatatatatatatatatgtgtgtatatatatgtatatatatatatgtatatgcatatgtgtatatatatatatgtatatatatatatgtgtatatatatgcatatgtgtatattatatatatatatatatgtatatatgcatatgtgtatgtgtatatatatatatgtatatatatgtatatatatatatatatatatatatatatataatgtgtgtgtgtatatatatatatatatgtatatgtgtatgtgtgtatatatatgtgtatatatatgtgtatatatgtatatatgtatgtatatatgtgtgtatatatatgtatatgcataagtgtatattatatatatatatatatgtatgtgtgtgtatgtgtatatatatatgtatatgcataagtgtatattatatatatatatatgtgtgtatgtgtgtgtgtatatatatatatatgtgtgtgtgtgtgtgtgtgtatatatatatatatgtgtgtatatatatatatgtatatatatgtatatatatatatgtgtatatatatgtatatatgtatatgcatatgtgtatattatatatatatatgtatatatgcatgtgtgtatgtgtatatatatatgtatatatatatatgtgtatatatatatatatatgtgtgtgtgtgtatatatatatgtatatatgtatatgcatatgtgtattttatatatatatatatgtatatgtgtatgtgtgtatatatatgtgtatatatatatatgtgtatatatatatgtgtatatatgtatatatgtatgtatatatgtgtgtatatatatgtatatgcataagtgtatattatatatatatatatgtatgtgtgtgtatgtgtatatatatatgtatatgcataagtgtatattatatatatatatatatgtgtgtgtgtgtgtgtgtgtgtatatatatatatatgtgtgtgtatatatgtgtgtgtatatatatatgtgtgtatatatatatatatgtatatatatgtatatatatatatgtgtatatatgtgtatatatatgtatatatgtatatgtatatgcatatgtgtatattatatatatatatgtatatatgcatgtgtgtatgtgtatatatatatgtatatatatatatatatgtgtatatatgtgtgtatatatatgtatatatgtatatgtatatgcatatgtgtatattatatatatatatgtatatatgcatgtgtgtatgtgtgtatatatatatgtatatatatgtgtatatatatatgtgtgtgtgtgtgtatatatatatatatatatatatatgtgtatatatatatatgtatatgtgtatgtatatatatatatatgtgtgtgtgtgtatatatatatgtatatatgtatatgcatatgtgtattttatatatatatatatgtatatgtgtatgtgtgtatatatatgtgtatatatatatatatatgtgtatatatatatgtgtatatatgtatatatgtatgtatatatgtgtgtatatatatgtatatgcataagtgtatattatatatatatatatatgtatgtgtgtgtatgtgtatatatatatgtatatgcataagtgtatattatatatatatatatatgtgtgtgtgtgtgtgtgtatatatatatatgtgtgtgtgtatatatgtgtgtgtatatatatatgtgtatatatatatatatatatgtatatatatgtatatatatatatgtgtatatatgtgtatatatatgtatatatgtatatgtatatgcatatgtgtatattatatatatatatgtatatatgcatgtgtgtatgtgtatatatatatgtatatatatatatgtgtatatatgtgtgtatatatatgtatatatgtatatgtatatgcatatgtgtatattatatatatatatgtatatatgcatgtgtgtatgtgtgtatatatatatgtatatatatgtgtatatatatatgtgtgtgtgtgtatatatatatatatatatatatatatatgtgtatatatatatatgtatatgtgtatgtatatatatatatatatgtgtatatatatgtgtatatatgtatatatgtatgtatatatgtgtgtatatatatgtatatgcataagtgtatattatatatatgtatgtgtgtatgtgtgtgtgtatatatatataatgtgtgtatatatgtgtgtatatatatatatgtgtgtatatatatatatgtatatatatatgtgtgtatatatgtgtatatatatgtgtatatatgtatatatgtatatgcatatgtgtatattatatatatatatgtatatatgcatgtgtgtatgtgtatatatatatatgtatatatatgtgtatatatatatatgtgtgtgtgtgtgtgtgtgtatatatatatatatatatatatatatatatgtgtgtgtgtatatatatatatatatgtatatgtgtatatatatatatatatgtgtatatatatgtgtatatatgtatatatgtatgtatatatgtgtgtatatatatgtatatgcataagtgtatattatatatatatatatgtatgtgtgtatgtgtgtgtgtatatatatatatatatatgtatgtgtgtatatatatatatatatatatatatatgtgtgtgtatatatatgtatatgcataagtgtatattatatatatatgtgtgtatatgtgtgtgtatatatatatatatgtatatgtatatgtatatatgtatgtgtgtatatatatatataatgtgtgtgtgtgtatatataatgtgtgtgtgtgtgtatatataatgtgtgtgtgtgtgtgtatatatatgtgtgtgtgtatgtgtatatatatgtgtgtgtgtatgtatatatatatgtgtgtgtgtgtatgtatatatatatatgtgtgtgtgtatgtatatatatatatgtgtgtgtgtgtgtgtgtgtgtgtgtgtatatatatatgtgtgtgtatgtaaaaaaaaaaaaaaaaaaaaaaaattctttctttcatttgtggTGAGATTAAAAA
This genomic interval carries:
- the ywhaqa gene encoding tyrosine 3-monooxygenase/tryptophan 5-monooxygenase activation protein, theta polypeptide a — translated: MDKTELIQKAKLAEQAERYDDMAASMKAVTEQGAELTNEERNLLSVAYKNVVGARRSAWRVISSIEQKTDGGDKKLQMVKEYREKVEAELREICNDVLGLLSKYLIDNSTNAESKVFYLKMKGDYYRYLAEVASGDDKKDTISNSQSAYQDAFDISKKEMQPTHPIRLGLALNFSVFYYEILNSPEQACTLAKQAFDEAIAELDTLNEDSYKDSTLIMQLLRDNLTLWTSDNAADEGEGGEGDN